One segment of Solanum stenotomum isolate F172 chromosome 1, ASM1918654v1, whole genome shotgun sequence DNA contains the following:
- the LOC125875234 gene encoding ACT domain-containing protein ACR4-like isoform X1 encodes MATVSYSQNIMDDEYEKFIRRMNPPRVVIDNDSCKNATVIQVDSANKHGILLEVVQVLTDLNLVITKAYISSDGGWFMDVFNVTNQEGNKITDEAMLDYIMKSLGPDSSFASSTRRSVGVTTGMDYTSIELIGSDRPGLLSEMSAVLTNLKCNVVNAEVWTHNTRAAAIMQVKDEETGGTINDPERLSMMKQLLCNVLRCSNKLRDAKTIVSEGVSHTERRLHQLMFADRDYERAAGEVLDEKERPNVSVVNWHDKDYSVVTIRCKDRPKLLFDTICTLTDMQYVVFHGNVDAEGPVAQQEYCIRHIDGSPVKSDAERQRVIQCLEAAIERRVSEGLKLELCTTDRVGLLSDVTRIFRENSLTVTRAEVTTRAGKAVNIFYVRDSSGYPVDAKIIESVRQTIGQTILSVKGNIAKLNPVPQESPTRFLFGGLFKSRSFCNFGLVRSYS; translated from the exons ATGG CTACAGTTAGCTATTCTCAGAACATCATGGatgatgaatatgaaaaattcataagAAGAATGAATCCACCAAG AGTGGTGATTGACAATGATTCTTGCAAAAATGCTACTGTTATACAG GTGGATAGTGCTAACAAACATGGAATACTTTTAGAGGTGGTACAAGTTTTAACTGATCTTAATCTTGTTATCACTAAGGCTTATATTTCATCTGATGGTGGATGGTTCATGGATG TTTTCAATGTGACTAATCAAGAAGGGAACAAGATTACAGACGAAGCGATGTTGGATTATATCATGAAG TCTCTTGGTCCGGATTCTAGTTTTGCGTCATCAACGAGACGATCAGTTGGAGTTACTACAGGAATGGACTACACTTCAATTGAGTTAATCGGAAGTGATAGACCGGGGCTATTGTCTGAGATGAGCGCTGTCCTCACGAATCTCAAATGCAATGTGGTTAATGCTGAGGTGTGGACTCATAACACCCGAGCAGCAGCTATAATGCaagttaaggatgaggaaacggGAGGTACAATTAATGATCCGGAAAGGTTGTCTATGATGAAGCAACTTTTGTGCAATGTACTTAGATGTAGCAATAAATTAAGGGATGCAAAAACAATAGTATCTGAAGGGGTCTCTCATACCGAGAGAAGGCTTCACCAGCTAATGTTTGCAGACCGAGACTATGAACGTGCTGCTGGTGAAGTATTGGATGAAAAAGAGAGGCCTAATGTGAGTGTCGTTAATTGGCACGACAAGGACTACTCTGTTGTGACAATCCGGTGCAAGGATAGACCAAAGCTTCTATTTGATACAATTTGTACATTGACCGATATGCAGTATGTGGTTTTCCATGGTAATGTTGATGCTGAAGGACCAGTAGCCCAACAG GAGTACTGCATAAGACATATAGATGGTTCCCCGGTGAAATCAGATGCAGAACGACAACGAGTGATTCAATGTCTTGAAGCAGCTATAGAAAGAAGGGTATCTGAG GGATTGAAACTAGAACTATGTACCACGGACAGAGTAGGACTACTCTCCGATGTTACTAGGATCTTCCGCGAGAACAGCCTCACCGTCACCAGAGCAGAAGTGACAACTAGAGCTGGCAAAGCTGTTAATATATTCTACGTTCGCGATTCATCAGGATATCCTGTTGATGCTAAGATCATAGAATCCGTTCGTCAGACAATCGGACAGACGATTCTTAGTGTGAAAGGCAACATTGCAAAGTTAAATCCAGTTCCACAAGAATCTCCAACCAGGTTCCTTTTTGGTGGTCTATTCAAGTCTAGATCCTTTTGTAATTTCGGGTTGGTTAGGTCGTATTCTTGA
- the LOC125875234 gene encoding ACT domain-containing protein ACR4-like isoform X2: MDDEYEKFIRRMNPPRVVIDNDSCKNATVIQVDSANKHGILLEVVQVLTDLNLVITKAYISSDGGWFMDVFNVTNQEGNKITDEAMLDYIMKSLGPDSSFASSTRRSVGVTTGMDYTSIELIGSDRPGLLSEMSAVLTNLKCNVVNAEVWTHNTRAAAIMQVKDEETGGTINDPERLSMMKQLLCNVLRCSNKLRDAKTIVSEGVSHTERRLHQLMFADRDYERAAGEVLDEKERPNVSVVNWHDKDYSVVTIRCKDRPKLLFDTICTLTDMQYVVFHGNVDAEGPVAQQEYCIRHIDGSPVKSDAERQRVIQCLEAAIERRVSEGLKLELCTTDRVGLLSDVTRIFRENSLTVTRAEVTTRAGKAVNIFYVRDSSGYPVDAKIIESVRQTIGQTILSVKGNIAKLNPVPQESPTRFLFGGLFKSRSFCNFGLVRSYS; this comes from the exons ATGGatgatgaatatgaaaaattcataagAAGAATGAATCCACCAAG AGTGGTGATTGACAATGATTCTTGCAAAAATGCTACTGTTATACAG GTGGATAGTGCTAACAAACATGGAATACTTTTAGAGGTGGTACAAGTTTTAACTGATCTTAATCTTGTTATCACTAAGGCTTATATTTCATCTGATGGTGGATGGTTCATGGATG TTTTCAATGTGACTAATCAAGAAGGGAACAAGATTACAGACGAAGCGATGTTGGATTATATCATGAAG TCTCTTGGTCCGGATTCTAGTTTTGCGTCATCAACGAGACGATCAGTTGGAGTTACTACAGGAATGGACTACACTTCAATTGAGTTAATCGGAAGTGATAGACCGGGGCTATTGTCTGAGATGAGCGCTGTCCTCACGAATCTCAAATGCAATGTGGTTAATGCTGAGGTGTGGACTCATAACACCCGAGCAGCAGCTATAATGCaagttaaggatgaggaaacggGAGGTACAATTAATGATCCGGAAAGGTTGTCTATGATGAAGCAACTTTTGTGCAATGTACTTAGATGTAGCAATAAATTAAGGGATGCAAAAACAATAGTATCTGAAGGGGTCTCTCATACCGAGAGAAGGCTTCACCAGCTAATGTTTGCAGACCGAGACTATGAACGTGCTGCTGGTGAAGTATTGGATGAAAAAGAGAGGCCTAATGTGAGTGTCGTTAATTGGCACGACAAGGACTACTCTGTTGTGACAATCCGGTGCAAGGATAGACCAAAGCTTCTATTTGATACAATTTGTACATTGACCGATATGCAGTATGTGGTTTTCCATGGTAATGTTGATGCTGAAGGACCAGTAGCCCAACAG GAGTACTGCATAAGACATATAGATGGTTCCCCGGTGAAATCAGATGCAGAACGACAACGAGTGATTCAATGTCTTGAAGCAGCTATAGAAAGAAGGGTATCTGAG GGATTGAAACTAGAACTATGTACCACGGACAGAGTAGGACTACTCTCCGATGTTACTAGGATCTTCCGCGAGAACAGCCTCACCGTCACCAGAGCAGAAGTGACAACTAGAGCTGGCAAAGCTGTTAATATATTCTACGTTCGCGATTCATCAGGATATCCTGTTGATGCTAAGATCATAGAATCCGTTCGTCAGACAATCGGACAGACGATTCTTAGTGTGAAAGGCAACATTGCAAAGTTAAATCCAGTTCCACAAGAATCTCCAACCAGGTTCCTTTTTGGTGGTCTATTCAAGTCTAGATCCTTTTGTAATTTCGGGTTGGTTAGGTCGTATTCTTGA